The following coding sequences are from one Trichoplusia ni isolate ovarian cell line Hi5 chromosome 15, tn1, whole genome shotgun sequence window:
- the LOC113501145 gene encoding golgin subfamily B member 1-like isoform X4 — protein MSFITKRERVFNEYNLYDLPARNEGKLKAYASCTDARAWSHFCSDKSEHLVEIIKRNNETVRPKYLPTNVIVDTLMVAKNAEIARLKRKIEGFEQMLAAYEQLDLSCDQRCEIAQAHAAIKAANKELDELYLDLDLSGFTGEGVDSEGFQTGKSRGDESTFEERYEPRMDQRMEQRTTPRMTPRTDPRMDTRTDTRMEQSMTPRTEPRLSTRMEPRLSTRTDPRTDPRTDPRTDPRMDPRTDTRMDTRMEPRLSTRTDPRTDPRMDTRMDTRMEPRTDTHMEPRMEQRMEPRTGQRMESPKPVKESKAIQNDVKCACDAATLVNNTGYDEMKDTIIAKDAKLSAMKNTIAVMENDVCEPYCYYAHIYTALEKIFGILCQNDKYRQYLKLLTAGKDTRCIDIKGHILFKLKVLEKFCCALIAPCTQDFVSHGTVHKDDCACYRVDLVSRVEPTYALTTAEANQPSLDNKRAHLVADIIKNDEMKEILDKDDEEYKLEDEQTDDVFVIDNYNIDGENLKRLKRLQENYDDLMTCYEAIKHEKDCLEIRCKKYEEVEKEFETLKAQMREYNSLWNEKEHYRKRSIDLDSLKEQYLILSDETSSLETQLKAETEINHIKCKAMEGLRNENIMLEKKLNEASIAFEKEKNALLCKLKEADCRVICQGQQIKNLNQQIDKLIEQDRDKLDLSMPDADMHSVAFYDEIESTKEQIKNLKDALLCNEEEKQEIQKEYQEHLLLINNLRLEVEDWKNTYDKTLQRNSNLEKYTERLIEENSRLSQDVEEKSTAVENLMKIINNKSQEINKLVHEMEKKKYETTDLCRQLNDLRERFDLSLMSSESEKLDAIKSLQIARQESQELLEKVKDYDQVIHKNADFIKSLELQVEDNRDLQNLLMSTMEENRTLKLNLEDRENANSILLQEIQRLRKVNEYSADNISSLREENDHYKMSLELNQTESGELRDKLMNYDNVNIQLKTLQGSHTRLLEEKKRLENELLAKASELENAQHSMLLDKRESDDLITRLQRSEGSKDDELYKMSEAYHIANSEKRAAKNELEEKNRYIESILQTVNSLKHQNAELLQKCNDAEELEQNLISLKKAYSELATEMNTLQNDFDIKTDEYTQLYNTLESKIEENRDLFERVRLLERSQEMATNDIKALQDEKYSIQAKANVIEQESAVLISKIKHYENLELEFDKLKRAHDEMRVEKETLQSELNMQLADLRRMEQENCELHSHSQTLLSHSEDLENALIGARTELIRKSSYTVNSYKDIMAEIEAMKNEKVSNQIKIRDLRDRLEESENIISKLSEDILARDDKIATLQNHINNLEEEVRRLHAGLSEAIDTGEQMNDFSFQKIDSLRNMEAHHSKATHNMKMELAKLQQENSMLSEQLSVTRIKSEECSREEHKYVSKIMQLQNEKEIIVTDIKQLELTSVGDSALAPNNCDVEDILASLDRIRRCLDARCQTLLQVQTSSQLLLSKADEAKKIVEREKQKIISEKEEAIKDKQNMEQQLYDLKDKLEKQIANDREVIIDLEATMQNQKLVYDSCIQSRTAYISKLEEELENLKDVYQKSFEKINDLQEKLQNMSEDKNNLIKTMNNVRADLEAKSQEVNELQKEFEALKNKPSRNMGVQAQTSDDHRNMGTQIDKDYFIDEDKKFYVDSGVMMNETKDQYVDQMDSLHLMSLRSPLDKKQKEPEGITQAQHLINEVQVLAANVEPTFEVFKSSYIDYKMKRLRPGKLQQLSLPRISTTREKSTQAHRSGKRYSNAKTQSNNLIDIYNRQSMHTNSSKGNEESENNVGDKNPGQSQGKSTGTGYPTRESYETDSNIKRKYKDAKTFAGSSSDKSTDKDLFVIYNDSESSYNNNPENNTNNPKNKGKNKGAWSGKGHSEIVVEAVTVHPTKKEKSMDTNPKHQIDQDSYIFRDIDETAEDDSVKHKLKINLPRVGIESPSVITSSDGDKKSLDSYTLAIYSSPKRLSDSDIKISDDVDGKKIRLGTPSLPTMSNDDNQFLDSYNSLGVGSEFDTVRPGLMKTKAIETDSGTSKQKHSQVLRKNTKTSNPFESESHHKLSRVGADVLLLKSAERKKSPEKRARQNFGLEYILDTVQGEVDPDVVNYYANKDIRKTRSDERFNLVKIREKSDSSPSRLSELKMSSTEYKTISTVSKYSDKSQPKSYAERSIMAKLDINKDYENKITSLTKALENIEKDYKKKIEAIKVQYDSNIKSIINEHNQGVKSIQSLHEETLQDIIKLHENEVENLRTMSIEALRKAEKLEKENRALKTKALDTVTACLDEEPIKMPPQEPKKRKKCREETKMLTKTRVEAINVRPKMRSNGPCTCSLDVNVSDTIRNIFEQVDVEQRKMAEHTYMKYIANKIVNGNVEGPIKVDGLQALDAQELSFLHLKVCRTWKTKLSKEEAFQKRIDSFESELMTKQRNAQQHIAELDRKVAEERRRLQEVREAVCRSSSPGSRGCSPVAGQYSHPPGPTNTAAEKDLACGCTIQGFNMEASSRQSAGDLAPKQNNLEPRTPRLRKENIRADLARLDVEERRERKSYNDEPPTRLRRSGDRQLPRANKK, from the exons ATGTCTTTCATAACGAAAAGGGAGCGTGTGTTCAACGAATACAATCTGTACGACTTACCGGCGCGGAACGAGGGCAAGCTGAAGGCGTACGCGTCATGCACGGACGCGAGAGCCTGGTCCCACTTCTGCTCTGACAAGAGCGAACACTTGGTGGAAATTATAAAGAGGAACAACGAGACGGTCCGCCCCAAGTATCTACCAACAAACGTGATCGTTGACACTCTCATGGTGGCGAAGAACGCGGAGATCGCACGCTTGAAGCGCAAGATAGAAGGCTTCGAGCAAATGTTGGCCGCGTACGAACAACTCGACCTCTCGTGTGATCAGAGATGTGAGATCGCTCAAGCC CATGCAGCAATAAAGGCGGCCAACAAAGAACTCGACGAATTG TATTTGGATTTGGACTTGTCTGGTTTTACGGGAGag gGCGTTGATTCAGAAGGTTTTCAG ACCGGAAAATCAAGAGGCGATGAG agcaCCTTCGAGGAG CGGTACGAACCACGCATGGACCAGCGCATGGAACAACGCACGACACCACGCATGACACCACGCACGGACCCACGCATGGACACACGCACGGACACACGAATGGAACAAAGCATGACACCACGCACGGAGCCACGCCTGAGCACACGCATGGAACCACGCCTGAGCACACGCACGGATCCACGCACGGATCCACGCACGGATCCACGCACGGATCCACGCATGGATCCACGAACGGACACACGCATGGACACACGCATGGAACCACGCCTGAGCACACGCACGGATCCACGCACGGATCCACGCATGGACACACGCATGGACACACGCATGGAACCACGCACGGACACACACATGGAACCACGCATGGAACAACGAATGGAGCCACGTACGGGACAACGCATGGAATCACCAAAACCAGTAAAAGAGTCTAAGGCCATTCAAAATGATGTGAAATGCGCTTGTGATGCTGCTACAC TCGTCAACAATACAGGATATGACGAAATGAAAGACACAATTATTGCGAAAGATGCTAAACTAAGCGCCATGAAAAATACCATAGCT GTCATGGAAAACGATGTTTGCGAGCCCTACTGCTATTATGCACATATATATACAGCATTAGAGAAAATATTTGGCATTCTTTGTCAAAACGATAAGTACAGGCAGTATCTGAAATTATTG ACTGCCGGAAAGGACACTCGCTGCATTGATATCAAGGGACACATACTTTTCAAGCTAAAAGTCTTGGAAAAATTCTGCTGTGCATTAATAGCGCCTTGCACCCAAGACTTCGTTTCTCATGGGACTGTACATAAAGACGACTGTGCCTGCTATCGAGTAGATTTAGTATCCCGCGTTGAACCAACTTATGCTCTGACAACGGCTGAAGCAAATCAACCAAGTCTTGATAACAAGAGAGCACACCTTGTAGCAGACATCATAAAGAATGACGAAATGAAAGAAATTTTAGATAAAGATGACGAAGAATATAAGCTCGAAGATGAACAAACTGATGATGTTTTTGTCATAGATAACTACAACATAGATGGAGAGAACCTTAAACGCCTTAAAAGACTACAAGAGAATTATGATGATTTGATGACCTGCTATGAAGCAATCAAACACGAAAAAGACTGTTTAGAAATACGTTGTAAAAAGTACGAAGAAGTAGAAAAGGAATTTGAAACTTTGAAAGCTCAAATGAGGGAATATAATTCACTTTGGAATGAAAAAGAACATTACAGGAAGCGATCTATTGATCTTGATTCTTTGAAAGAACAATACCTCATATTATCTGATGAAACATCTAGTTTAGAGACCCAACTTAAAGCCGAAACAGAAATTAATCACATTAAATGTAAAGCAATGGAAGGCTTAAggaatgaaaatattatgttagaAAAGAAATTGAACGAAGCCTCCATTGCTTTTGAAAAGGAAAAGAATGCATTACTGTGCAAGTTAAAGGAAGCCGACTGCAGAGTTATATGCCAGgggcaacaaataaaaaatcttaaccaACAAATTGATAAACTCATAGAACAAGATCGTGACAAA TTAGATTTATCAATGCCGGATGCAGATATGCATTCGGTTGCATTTTATGATGAAATTGAGTCTACTAAGgaacaaataaagaatttgaagGATGCGCTTCTGTGtaatgaagaagaaaaacaagAGATACAGAAGGAGTATCAAGAGCACTTATTGCTTATCAATAACCTCAGACTAGAGGTAGAAGAttggaaaa ATACATATGATAAAACACTACAACGCAACTCCAATTTGGAAAAGTATACTGAAAGGTTAATAGAAGAGAATTCACGTTTATCCCAAGACGTTGAAGAAAAGTCGACAGCCGTTgagaatttaatgaaaataattaataataaatcacagGAAATCAATAAGTTAGTGCATGAAATggagaaaaagaaatatgaaaccACGGATTTATGCAGGCAACTCAATGATTTACGTGAACGATTCGACTTGAGCCTAATGTCTTCAGAAAGCGAAAAATTAGATGCTATAAAATCTTTACAGATAGCCCGACAAGAAAGTCAGGAGCTATTAGAAAAAGTAAAAGATTACGATCAGGTCATTCACAAAAATGCTGATTTTATAAAGTCTTTAGAACTTCAGGTAGAAGATAATAGGGACCTTCAAAATTTGCTTATGAGTACTATGGAGGAAAATAGaactttgaaattaaacttAGAGGACCGTGAAAATGCGAATTCAATTTTACTGCAAGAAATTCAGAGATTGCGTAAAGTTAATGAATATAGCGCTGATAATATAAGCAGTTTACGAGAAGAAAATGATCACTATAAAATGTCTTTAGAACTAAATCAAACAGAAAGTGGCGAGCTTAGAGACAAATTAATGAACTACGATAATGTTAATATTCAGTTAAAAACTTTGCAAGGATCGCATACAAGATTATTAGAAGAAAAGAAGAGACTTGAAAATGAGTTACTTGCGAAAGCCAGTGAACTCGAAAATGCACAACATTCTATGTTATTAGATAAAAGGGAGAGTGATGATTTAATAACCAGACTACAACGATCTGAAGGATCAAAAGATGATGAACTATATAAGATGAGTGAAGCTTATCATATAGCAAATAGTGAAAAACGAGCTGCTAAAAATGAATTAGAGGAAAAGAATAGATACATAGAAAGTATATTACAAACTGTTAATAGTTTGAAGCATCAAAATGCTGAGTTGTTACAAAAATGCAACGACGCGGAAGAACTAgaacaaaacttaatatcttTAAAGAAAGCTTATAGTGAATTGGCAACAGAAATGAATACGTTACAAAATGATTTTGACATAAAGACAGACGAATACACTCAATTATATAATACTTTAGAAAGCAAAATTGAAGAGAACCGAGACTTGTTCGAAAGGGTAAGACTTTTAGAGCGGAGCCAAGAAATGGCCACAAATGATATAAAAGCTTTGCAAGATGAGAAATATTCGATTCAAGCCAAAGCTAATGTAATAGAACAGGAAAGCGCGGTACTGAtaagcaaaattaaacattatgaaAATTTAGAGTTAGAATTTGATAAACTAAAAAGAGCTCACGATGAAATGAGGGTTGAAAAAGAAACTTTACAAAGCGAACTCAACATGCAGTTGGCTGACTTGAGAAGGATGGAACAAGAAAATTGTGAATTACACAGTCATAGTCAAACATTATTAAGTCATAGTGAAGACTTGGAAAATGCTTTGATAGGGGCTAGAACTGAG CTGATCCGAAAGTCCAGTTATACAGTTAATTCTTATAAAGATATTATGGCAGAAATCGAAGCCATGAAAAACGAAAAAGTTTCGAATCAGATAAAGATACGGGATCTTCGTGATAGATTGGAGGAATCT gaaaacattatttctaaattatccGAAGACATTCTCGCACGAGACGACAAAATAGCAACTTTACAAAACCACATTAATAACTTGGAAGAGGAAGTCAGAAGGCTCCACGCCGGCTTGTCTGAAGCTATCGATACTGGTGAACAAATGAACGATTTTAGTTTCCAGAAAATTGATTCCTTGAGAAATATGGAGGCCCATC ACTCCAAGGCAACGCATAACATGAAAATGGAACTAGCAAAACTGCAACAAGAGAACTCCATGCTTTCTGAACAATTATCTGTGACTAGAATAAAGTCAGAGGAGTGTTCCCGAGAGGAACATAAATATGTGtcaaaaataatgcaattacAAAATGAGAAAGAAATTATTGTCACAGATATTAAGCAATTGGAGCTGACAAGCGTTGGCGACAGTGCCTTAGCGCCAAATAACTGTGATGTTGAAGACATCTTAGCGTCCCTCGATAGAATCAGGAGATGTCTAGATGCCAGATGCCAGACATTGCTACAAGTTCAAACATCTTCTCAATTGCTTTTGAGTAAAGCAGATGAAGCGAAAAAAATAGTtgaaagagaaaaacaaaaaattatatctgAAAAAGAAGAAGCAATAAAAGATAAGCAAAACATGGAACAACAATTATACGATCTTAAAGATAAGTTAGAAAAGCAAATTGCTAACGACAGAGAAGTTATTATTGACCTAGAAGCAACTATGCAAAATCAAAAACTAGTTTATGACAGTTGTATTCAATCAAGAACGGCTTACATTTCTAAATTGGAAGAAGAACTAGAAAATCTTAAGGATGTTTaccaaaaatcttttgaaaaaattAATGACTTACAAGAGAAGCTACAAAATATGAGTGAAGACaagaacaatttaataaaaacaatgaataatgtTAGAGCAGATCTGGAAGCAAAATCTCAAGAAGTGAATGAATTGCAAAAAGAATTTGAGGCATTGAAGAACAAGCCTAGCCGCAATATGGGAGTTCAGGCTCAGACCTCTGACGATCACCGAAATATGGGAACTCAGAtagataaagattattttattgatgaagACAAAAAGTTTTACGTTGATTCAGGTGTAATGatgaatgaaacaaaagatCAGTATGTTGATCAAATGGATAGTTTACATCTGATGTCACTTCGATCACCTttagataaaaaacaaaaagaacctGAAGGCATAACCCAAGCACAGcatttaattaatgaagtaCAAGTATTAGCCGCAAATGTAGAACCAACATTTGAAGTATTTAAAAGCAGTTACATagattataaaatgaaacgttTACGCCCAGGAAAATTACAACAACTATCTTTACCCCGTATTTCGACTACTAGAGAAAAATCAACTCAGGCTCATAGATCGGGCAAAAGATATTCAAATGCGAAAACGCAAAGCAATAATTTGATAGATATTTATAATCGGCAGTCTATGCATACCAATTCTTCAAAAGGTAATGAGGAGTCGGAAAATAATGTTGGTGACAAAAATCCAGGTCAGAGTCAAGGAAAGTCAACTGGAACTGGGTACCCCACAAGAGAAAGTTATGAAACGGATAGTAATATCAAACGAAAATATAAAGATGCTAAAACGTTCGCTGGATCTTCCTCAGATAAATCAACAGATAaggatttatttgttatatacaACGATAGCGAAAGTAGCTATAATAACAATCCTGAAAATAATACCAATAATCCcaaaaataaaggtaaaaataaaggGGCATGGTCAGGCAAGGGGCATTCAGAAATAGTAGTCGAAGCGGTAACAGTACACCCtacaaaaaaagagaaaagCATGGATACAAATCCTAAACATCAAATTGACCAAGATTCTTATATTTTCCGAGATATAGATGAAACCGCTGAGGATGATAGCGTAAAacacaaacttaaaattaatttacctcGAGTTGGAATAGAAAGTCCATCTGTAATTACGTCTTCAGACGGTGACAAAAAATCGTTAGACTCCTATACTCTTGCGATTTATTCCTCACCAAAAAGACTTTCAGATTCAGATATAAAAATTAGTGATGATGTGGATGGCAAAAAAATTAGGCTTGGGACTCCTTCATTACCAACAATGTCTAATGATGATAATCAATTCTTGGACTCTTATAACTCATTAGGAGTAGGCTCAGAATTTGATACTGTAAGACCAGGATTGATGAAAACAAAAGCCATTGAAACTGACAGTGGAAcatctaaacaaaaacattctcaAGTATTGAGGAAAAATACCAAAACATCAAATCCTTTTGAGAGTGAATCTCACCACAAACTTTCTAGAGTCGGGGCTGATGTTCTTCTACTGAAATCTGCAGAAAGGAAAAAGTCCCCTGAAAAAAGAGCAAGGCAAAACTTTGGACTAGAATATATTTTGGACACCGTTCAAGGTGAAGTAGACCCTGATGTTGTGAACTACTACGCAAATAAAGACATACGAAAAACTAGAAGTGACGAGAGAtttaatttggtaaaaataagagaaaaatctGATTCAAGTCCTTCGAGGCTCAGCGAGCTTAAGATGTCATCTACggaatataaaactatttcgaCAGTCAGCAAATACAGTGACAAAAGTCAACCAAAATCCTATGCTGAACGCAGCATAATGGCAAAGTtggatataaataaagattatgaaaataaaataacatctttGACGAAGGCAttggaaaatattgaaaaggattataagaaaaaaattgaagcTATAAAAGTACAATACGATAGTAATATCAAAAGCATAATTAATGAACATAATCAAGGCGTAAAAAGCATACAAAGTTTACATGAAGAAACACTGCAGGATATAATTAAACTGCACGAAAATGAAGTCGAAAACCTTAGAACTATGAGCATTGAAGCCTTAAGGAAGGCTGAAAAGTTGGAAAAAGAAAACCGAGCTTTAAAAACCAAGGCTCTTGATACAGTCACCGCATGTCTGGATGAG GAGCCTATTAAAATGCCGCCACAAGAGCCCAAAAAGCGAAAGAAATGTCGAGAGGAGACCAAGATGCTGACGAAGACCAGGGTGGAGGCGATCAACGTGAGACCGAAGATGCGATCAAACGGGCCTTGTACTTGCTCCCTAGACGTAAACGTATCGGACACTATCCGCAACATATTCGAACAAGTTGACGTAGAGCAGCGAAAGATGGCCGAACACACCTACATGAAGTACATAGCCAACAAGATCGTAAACGGAAACGTTGAA GGACCTATAAAGGTTGATGGTCTTCAGGCATTGGACGCACAAGAGTTGTCTTTCCTTCACCTAAAAGTCTGTCGCACTTGGAAAACGAAACTGTCGAAAGAGGAGGCGTTTCAGAAGAGAATAGATTCTTTTGAAAGCGAGCTGATGACTAAACAAAGAAATGCTCAACAACACA TAGCGGAACTAGACCGCAAGGTAGCAGAAGAAAGGCGTCGGTTACAAGAGGTGCGGGAAGCGGTATGCAGGAGTAGTTCACCCGGGTCCAGAGGCTGCAGTCCTGTCGCCGGGCAATACTCCCACCCGCCAGGCCCGACCAACACTGCCGCTGAGAAAGACCTTGC GTGTGGCTGCACCATCCAGGGCTTCAATATGGAAGCGAGCAGCCGACAGTCTGCTGGGGACCTAGCCCCAAAGCAGAACAACCTCGAGCCGCGCACCCCGCGCCTGCGCAAAGAAAACATCCGG GCGGACCTGGCAAGGCTGGACGTCGAAGAACGGCGGGAAAGGAAATCCTACAACGATGAGCCCCCAACCAGGTTACGCAGGTCGGGAGACCGACAACTGCCTCGCGCCAATAAAAAgtga